In Pseudodesulfovibrio sp. JC047, the genomic window TTTGGCAAGCTCAATGGTGTCCAGCGTCTCGGTCACTGTCCCGATCTGGTTCAATTTGATGAGAATGGAGTTGCACACGCCCCGATCAATACCCTCGGCCAGGATGTCGGCGTTGGTGACAAACAAATCGTCACCCACAAGCTGCACACGCTCACCCATCTTTTCCGTCTGGAGTTCAAATCCATCCCAATCTGATTCCGCAAACCCATCTTCGATGGAAATAAGCGGGAACTTGGAGGTCAGGTCATCATAAAAGTCGACCAGTTCAGCGGACGAGAAGGTCTTGCCTTCTCCGGCCAAGACATATTTGCCGTCCTTGTAAAATTCGGACGCTGCGGCATCAATGGCAAAACCGATCTGCCGACCAGGTTCATACCCTGCGGCTTCACAGGCGCGGGTAATGTACTGGAAGGCTTCGGCGTGGGATTTCAGGTTCGGAGCGAATCCACCTTCATCGCCCACGGAGGTCACATGACCGTCCTTGGCCAAAATGCTCTTCAGGGAATGGAAAACCTCGGCCCCCATGCGCAGGGATTCCGCAAAGGTCTCCGCACCCACGGGCATGATCATGAATTCCTGGATATCCAGGTTGTTCGGAGCATGTTCGCCACCGTTGATGATGTTCATCATCGGGACAGGCAACAACTTGGCGTTCATGCCGCCAATGTGCTGATACAAGGGCAATCCCAGAAAACGGGCACCGGCACGAGCGACGGCCATGGAGACGCCGAGCATGGCGTTGGCACCCAGGCGGTCCTTGTTGTCCGTGCCATCGAGGTCGATCAGCGCATAGTCAAGCGTCACCTGACGGACCGCGTCCATGCCGATGATCGCCCCGGCGATTTCGCCACGCACGTTTTCAACGGCCTGCTGCACGCCTTTGCCGTTGTATCGATCTTCCTTGT contains:
- the eno gene encoding phosphopyruvate hydratase, giving the protein MSTIVGVWAREILDSRGNPTIECEVLLESGVIGRAAVPSGASTGTREALELRDKEDRYNGKGVQQAVENVRGEIAGAIIGMDAVRQVTLDYALIDLDGTDNKDRLGANAMLGVSMAVARAGARFLGLPLYQHIGGMNAKLLPVPMMNIINGGEHAPNNLDIQEFMIMPVGAETFAESLRMGAEVFHSLKSILAKDGHVTSVGDEGGFAPNLKSHAEAFQYITRACEAAGYEPGRQIGFAIDAAASEFYKDGKYVLAGEGKTFSSAELVDFYDDLTSKFPLISIEDGFAESDWDGFELQTEKMGERVQLVGDDLFVTNADILAEGIDRGVCNSILIKLNQIGTVTETLDTIELAKCASYANVVSHRSGETGDHFIADLAVGVNAGQIKTGSLCRSDRLEKYNQLLRIEEELGDDGIYYGPVLGGSFFDE